The following are encoded together in the Saliniramus fredricksonii genome:
- the tmk gene encoding dTMP kinase — protein sequence MSGLFITLEGGEGAGKSTQIRRLAARLEALGHRVVVTREPGGSPYAERIREAILAGEGKPYGPFAEALMFSAARLDHLAQTIRPALARGDIVLCDRFSDSTRAYQGALGEIDDGELAALERVVIGETRPDLTLILDLPAETGLARANARRGSPDQKADRFEAENLNFHKRLREAFQALAKADPQRYRVIAADRDAEEVEFAIWQCVKGKFARELNIAMQATEK from the coding sequence ATGAGCGGACTGTTCATCACGCTGGAAGGCGGGGAGGGGGCCGGCAAGTCGACGCAGATCAGGCGCCTTGCCGCACGGCTGGAGGCACTCGGTCACCGTGTGGTGGTTACCCGCGAGCCAGGGGGATCGCCCTATGCCGAGCGGATCCGCGAGGCGATCCTGGCGGGGGAGGGCAAGCCTTACGGGCCCTTCGCCGAGGCGCTGATGTTCTCCGCCGCGCGTCTCGATCATCTCGCACAGACAATCCGTCCGGCGCTCGCACGTGGCGATATCGTGCTGTGTGACCGCTTTTCCGATTCCACCCGCGCCTACCAGGGGGCGCTCGGCGAGATCGACGATGGCGAACTCGCCGCGCTGGAGCGGGTCGTGATCGGCGAAACGCGGCCCGACCTGACGCTCATCCTCGATCTGCCGGCAGAGACCGGGCTGGCGCGTGCCAATGCGCGGCGCGGCAGCCCGGATCAGAAAGCGGATCGCTTCGAAGCCGAGAATCTGAACTTTCACAAACGCTTACGCGAGGCTTTTCAGGCGCTTGCCAAGGCGGACCCGCAGCGCTATCGGGTGATCGCCGCCGATCGCGACGCCGAAGAGGTGGAATTCGCCATCTGGCAATGCGTCAAGGGAAAATTCGCAAGGGAATTGAATATCGCCATGCAAGCCACTGAAAAATAG
- a CDS encoding DNA polymerase III subunit delta', whose protein sequence is MPQATDPDQLSGAPHPRHRSVLFGQEAAERAFLTGFRSGRLHHAWLVGGMQGIGKATLAYRIARFVLAYGHAPERAPDDLAISPDHPAARQVAALSHPDLFILRRLAATEKKAATTTIPVEQVRKALHLFGSTAAAAGYRICIVDSAEDLTPPSANALLKMVEEPPPRSLFLILAHEPRRVLPTIRSRCRRLDLAPLSPADLTRVLGSIDTVTDGPEAIAAAVTRAEGSARRAFELLDPAKRETVETMEQLLAALPREDTGRVLAFAEKMARKGAEEEFALALETLQSWVSELLHRHAHAGARRLAPLVEVCDKIARAAREADIYNLDRRPLVLTMFGDLAGAVTALD, encoded by the coding sequence ATGCCGCAAGCCACAGACCCTGATCAACTCTCCGGCGCCCCGCATCCGCGCCACCGTTCCGTGCTGTTCGGCCAGGAGGCCGCAGAGCGTGCCTTTCTCACTGGATTTCGCAGCGGGCGCCTGCATCACGCCTGGCTGGTCGGCGGTATGCAGGGGATCGGCAAGGCTACGCTCGCCTATCGGATCGCGCGTTTCGTGCTCGCTTATGGCCATGCGCCCGAGCGCGCTCCCGATGATCTTGCCATTAGTCCGGACCATCCGGCGGCGCGTCAGGTCGCGGCCCTGTCGCATCCCGATCTCTTCATCCTGCGGCGGCTCGCCGCCACGGAGAAGAAGGCCGCAACGACGACGATCCCGGTCGAACAGGTGCGCAAGGCGCTGCATCTGTTCGGCTCCACCGCCGCGGCTGCCGGCTATCGTATCTGCATCGTCGACAGTGCCGAGGATCTGACCCCACCCAGCGCCAATGCACTTCTGAAGATGGTGGAGGAGCCACCCCCGCGCTCGCTCTTCCTGATCCTCGCTCATGAGCCGCGCCGGGTTCTGCCGACGATCCGCTCGCGCTGCCGCCGGCTCGATCTGGCGCCACTGTCACCGGCGGATCTGACCCGTGTGCTCGGATCGATCGATACGGTGACGGACGGGCCCGAGGCGATCGCTGCCGCCGTGACCCGGGCGGAGGGATCCGCGCGGCGCGCCTTCGAGCTCCTCGATCCGGCCAAGCGCGAGACTGTCGAGACGATGGAGCAATTGCTGGCGGCCCTGCCGCGCGAGGATACCGGGCGTGTGCTCGCCTTCGCGGAAAAAATGGCCCGCAAGGGGGCCGAAGAAGAGTTCGCACTGGCGCTGGAAACGCTGCAGAGCTGGGTCTCGGAGCTTCTTCATCGCCATGCGCATGCCGGTGCGCGGCGGCTTGCGCCGCTGGTCGAGGTATGTGACAAGATCGCCCGCGCGGCGCGGGAGGCGGATATCTACAATCTCGATCGACGCCCGCTCGTGCTCACCATGTTCGGCGATCTCGCCGGCGCCGTCACGGCGCTTGATTGA
- the metG gene encoding methionine--tRNA ligase, with the protein MAAKTYYITTAISYPNGAPHIGHAYEVVAADAIARFKRIDGYDVFFMTGTDEHGLKVQQTARKNGVSPKEFVDGLAPQFEAMGERLNCSFDRFIRTTDPDHLPSTHELWKRMQDSGDIYLSKYEGWYSVRDEAYFDEGELTLQPDGSRLAPTGAPVEWVAEESYFFRLSAYQDRLLAHYAEHPEFIGPDTRRNEVVSFVRRGLQDLSISRTTFDWGLPVPGDPKHVMYVWVDALNNYVTGCGFPDEHSPKWRYWPADVHIIGKDIVRFHTIYWPAFLMSAGLPLPKRVYGHGFLFNRGEKMSKSVGNVIDPFALTDTYGVDPLRYFFMREVPFGQDGNYSHEAIVNRINADLANDLGNLAQRSLSMIGKHCAAAVPEPGAFSEADRAMLDQAEALPEKVRGAMEDFALHQALAEIWAVVGEANRYFASQEPWALRKSDPARMATVLYVTAEVLRIVGILVQPFIPDSASKLLDLLAVSPDQRRIAAIGEDGRLAPGAALPAPQPVFPRFIEPEAS; encoded by the coding sequence ATGGCTGCGAAGACGTACTATATCACCACCGCGATTTCCTATCCCAATGGCGCGCCCCATATCGGCCATGCCTACGAGGTTGTCGCGGCCGATGCGATCGCACGCTTCAAGCGTATCGATGGCTACGACGTCTTCTTCATGACGGGCACAGACGAGCACGGCCTCAAGGTGCAGCAGACGGCGCGCAAGAACGGCGTCTCACCAAAGGAATTCGTGGACGGGCTCGCCCCGCAATTCGAGGCGATGGGCGAGCGTTTGAATTGCTCCTTCGACCGTTTCATCCGCACCACGGATCCCGATCACCTGCCCTCCACGCACGAGTTGTGGAAGCGGATGCAGGATTCCGGCGACATCTATCTCTCGAAATACGAGGGCTGGTACTCGGTACGTGACGAGGCCTATTTCGACGAGGGCGAACTCACGCTGCAGCCCGACGGCAGCCGCCTCGCGCCGACCGGCGCGCCGGTGGAGTGGGTGGCGGAGGAGAGCTACTTCTTCCGCCTTTCCGCCTATCAGGATCGCCTGCTGGCGCATTACGCGGAGCATCCGGAATTCATCGGCCCCGATACGCGCCGCAACGAGGTCGTCTCCTTCGTCAGGCGCGGGCTACAGGATCTCTCGATCAGCCGCACCACCTTCGACTGGGGGCTGCCGGTACCGGGTGATCCCAAGCATGTGATGTATGTCTGGGTCGATGCGCTCAACAATTACGTCACCGGCTGCGGCTTCCCCGACGAGCACAGCCCGAAATGGCGTTACTGGCCGGCGGATGTGCACATCATCGGCAAGGATATCGTGCGCTTCCATACGATCTACTGGCCAGCTTTCCTGATGTCCGCCGGACTGCCCCTGCCCAAACGCGTCTATGGCCACGGTTTTCTCTTCAATCGCGGGGAAAAGATGTCGAAATCGGTCGGCAATGTCATCGATCCCTTCGCCCTGACCGACACCTACGGCGTCGATCCGCTGCGCTACTTCTTCATGCGCGAAGTGCCCTTCGGCCAGGACGGCAACTATTCGCACGAGGCCATCGTCAATCGCATCAATGCCGATCTCGCCAATGATCTCGGCAATCTGGCGCAGCGCTCGCTCTCGATGATAGGCAAGCATTGCGCAGCGGCTGTGCCCGAGCCCGGCGCCTTCAGCGAGGCCGACCGCGCCATGCTCGACCAGGCGGAGGCCTTGCCGGAGAAGGTGAGGGGGGCGATGGAGGATTTCGCCCTGCACCAGGCGCTCGCCGAGATCTGGGCCGTGGTCGGCGAAGCCAATCGCTATTTCGCCTCGCAGGAGCCCTGGGCCCTGCGCAAGAGCGACCCGGCGCGCATGGCCACCGTGCTCTATGTCACGGCGGAAGTGCTGCGGATCGTTGGTATCCTGGTTCAACCCTTCATTCCGGATTCGGCGTCCAAGCTCCTGGATTTGCTCGCCGTTTCCCCTGATCAACGCCGCATCGCAGCGATCGGGGAGGACGGTCGTCTCGCGCCTGGCGCAGCGCTCCCGGCGCCGCAACCGGTCTTCCCCCGATTCATCGAGCCGGAAGCCTCGTGA
- a CDS encoding TatD family hydrolase: MIVDSHCHLDFPEFAEDLPGVLARAEEAGVGRMVTISTRVAKYDTYRALAESDRRIFFSVGTHPHNAGEEPDVPVADLVRLSAHPRCVAIGEAGLDYYYDKSPREVQRGVFRTHIAAARETGLPLVIHARDADEEMIEILRNEFSKGPYKAVLHCFSSGEKLALTGIELGFAISFSGIVTFKRSEELRAIARKIPRERLLVETDAPYLAPQPVRGKTNEPAYTAHTLRILAETLDMPPAELEAMTTENFYNLFAKAAQADGRAGA; this comes from the coding sequence ATGATCGTCGACAGCCATTGCCATCTCGATTTTCCGGAATTCGCCGAGGACCTGCCCGGCGTGCTCGCCCGCGCGGAGGAGGCGGGTGTGGGGCGCATGGTCACGATCTCGACGCGGGTGGCCAAATACGACACTTACCGCGCCCTCGCCGAGAGCGACCGGCGTATCTTCTTCAGCGTCGGCACCCATCCCCACAATGCCGGCGAGGAGCCGGATGTGCCGGTTGCCGATCTCGTGCGCCTGTCGGCGCACCCGCGCTGCGTCGCGATCGGGGAGGCGGGGCTCGATTATTATTACGATAAAAGCCCGCGCGAGGTGCAGCGCGGCGTTTTTCGCACCCATATCGCCGCCGCGCGCGAAACTGGCCTCCCCCTCGTCATCCATGCGCGCGATGCGGATGAGGAGATGATCGAGATCCTGAGGAATGAGTTCAGCAAGGGGCCCTACAAGGCTGTTCTACATTGCTTTTCATCCGGCGAAAAGCTCGCTTTGACAGGTATCGAGCTCGGCTTCGCCATCTCGTTCTCCGGCATCGTCACCTTCAAGCGCTCGGAGGAACTGCGCGCCATTGCCCGCAAGATCCCGCGCGAGCGTCTTCTCGTGGAGACGGATGCGCCCTATCTCGCTCCTCAGCCGGTGCGTGGCAAGACCAACGAGCCGGCCTACACGGCGCACACCCTGCGCATCCTGGCCGAAACCCTCGACATGCCGCCGGCGGAGCTCGAAGCGATGACGACGGAGAATTTCTACAACCTGTTCGCCAAGGCGGCGCAGGCCGATGGCAGGGCAGGCGCCTGA
- a CDS encoding MBL fold metallo-hydrolase: MALVATILGCGSSGGVPRVGTGWGACDPAEPRNRRRRCSLFVSRSHSAGETAILFDTSPDLREQLLDAEIRHLDAVVFTHEHADHTHGIDDLRPLVIHMRRRIPVYMDQKTTEILEERFDYCFKTPDGSNYPPILDSRLIAEDMPVEVTGEGGVIRAWPFRMIHGGTDALGFRIHDFAYAPDVSTMPEAAEAQLHGLETLVIDALRYNPHPTHFNVADALDLIERVRPRHAVLTNLHTDLDYRELARQLPDHVEPAFDGMRIAISD; the protein is encoded by the coding sequence ATGGCGCTGGTCGCGACCATTCTCGGATGCGGCTCATCGGGCGGCGTGCCGCGAGTCGGCACCGGCTGGGGCGCCTGTGATCCGGCCGAGCCGCGTAACCGGCGCCGGCGCTGCTCGCTCTTCGTCAGCCGCAGCCATTCCGCCGGCGAAACCGCTATCCTGTTCGACACCTCGCCGGATCTGCGTGAACAGTTGCTCGACGCCGAAATCCGCCATCTTGATGCGGTGGTCTTCACCCACGAACATGCCGATCACACCCATGGCATCGATGACCTGCGCCCGCTCGTGATCCATATGCGTCGCCGGATTCCCGTCTATATGGATCAGAAGACGACGGAGATCCTCGAAGAGCGCTTCGACTATTGTTTCAAAACGCCTGACGGCAGCAATTATCCGCCGATCCTCGATTCCCGCCTGATCGCCGAAGACATGCCCGTCGAGGTCACAGGGGAGGGCGGCGTGATCCGCGCTTGGCCCTTCCGCATGATCCATGGCGGCACGGATGCGCTGGGCTTTCGCATCCATGATTTTGCCTATGCCCCGGATGTCAGCACCATGCCCGAGGCCGCCGAGGCGCAGCTGCACGGGCTCGAGACACTGGTGATCGATGCACTTCGCTACAACCCGCACCCGACTCATTTCAATGTCGCCGACGCCCTCGATCTGATCGAGCGCGTACGACCGCGCCATGCCGTTCTGACCAACCTGCATACCGATCTCGACTATCGCGAACTCGCCCGGCAACTGCCCGATCACGTCGAGCCGGCCTTCGACGGCATGCGCATCGCGATTTCCGATTGA
- a CDS encoding zinc-binding dehydrogenase has product MQAAYVGEDGLEIGDVPRPEPKPQEILVRVRTAALNRADLAVASGAAHGAMGGRGTVPGLEFAGEVAALGSHVTGWKVGDRVMCSGAGGYAEYAVTDHLRALPIPEGFAFDRAATLPLALQTMHNALVENGGMSAGDSVLILGASSGVGLMGQQIARHLGARVVIGSSTDDARRAKLTEFGAHHAIDTSEADWPEQVRALTDGGVDLIIDQISGPLVTPAMQAAAVRGRIVNVGRLGGSTTEFDCDLHALKRIRYIGVTFRTRSIEEIRAIVAGVKRDLWPVICDGTLHLPIDRSFALAEAGAALEHMRANRHFGKILLHP; this is encoded by the coding sequence ATGCAGGCAGCTTACGTCGGCGAGGACGGGCTCGAAATCGGCGACGTGCCACGCCCGGAACCGAAACCGCAAGAGATCCTCGTGCGGGTGCGCACGGCAGCGCTCAACCGGGCCGATCTCGCCGTCGCTTCAGGCGCCGCCCATGGGGCGATGGGCGGGCGCGGAACCGTTCCGGGCCTGGAATTCGCCGGTGAGGTCGCGGCCCTGGGCAGCCACGTAACCGGCTGGAAGGTCGGCGACCGCGTCATGTGCAGTGGCGCTGGCGGCTATGCCGAATATGCCGTCACCGATCATCTGCGGGCGCTGCCGATCCCCGAGGGATTCGCTTTCGACCGCGCGGCGACCCTGCCACTGGCGCTCCAGACCATGCATAATGCGCTCGTCGAGAATGGCGGCATGAGCGCCGGCGACAGCGTCCTGATCCTCGGCGCGAGCAGCGGCGTCGGGCTGATGGGCCAGCAGATCGCGCGCCATCTGGGCGCCCGCGTCGTGATCGGCTCGTCGACCGACGATGCGCGCCGGGCGAAACTGACGGAATTCGGCGCACATCACGCCATCGACACAAGCGAGGCCGACTGGCCCGAACAGGTGCGCGCGCTGACTGATGGCGGCGTCGATCTGATCATCGACCAGATTTCCGGGCCGCTGGTAACACCGGCCATGCAGGCCGCTGCCGTGCGCGGACGTATCGTCAATGTCGGGCGCCTCGGCGGCAGCACGACCGAATTCGATTGCGACCTGCATGCGCTCAAGCGCATCCGCTATATCGGCGTCACATTCCGCACGCGCTCGATCGAGGAGATCCGCGCCATCGTCGCCGGCGTGAAGCGCGATCTCTGGCCGGTTATCTGTGACGGCACGCTGCATCTGCCGATCGATCGCAGCTTCGCGCTCGCGGAGGCCGGCGCGGCTTTGGAGCACATGCGCGCGAACCGCCATTTTGGCAAGATCCTGCTGCATCCTTGA
- a CDS encoding YaiI/YqxD family protein has product MSETRGPTLFIDADACPVKDECYRVAARHGSQVYLVSNRRIGVPRDPQIALIIVDEGLDKADDWIAERAVPRSVVVTADIPLAARCVGSGGQAVTPKGEILDESRIGMALASRNLMTDLRSAGHETGGPAPFTSADRSRFLQGLESAMRRAARAPA; this is encoded by the coding sequence ATGAGCGAAACGCGCGGCCCTACCCTCTTCATCGATGCCGATGCCTGCCCGGTGAAGGACGAATGCTACCGCGTGGCTGCGCGCCATGGTTCGCAGGTTTATCTGGTTTCCAATCGCCGCATCGGCGTGCCGCGTGATCCGCAGATTGCCTTGATCATCGTCGATGAGGGACTCGACAAGGCCGATGACTGGATCGCCGAGCGCGCTGTGCCGCGCAGTGTCGTCGTCACCGCCGATATCCCGCTCGCGGCCCGCTGCGTCGGCTCCGGCGGTCAGGCCGTGACGCCGAAGGGCGAGATCCTCGACGAGAGCCGCATCGGCATGGCGCTGGCTTCGCGCAATCTGATGACCGATCTGCGCAGCGCCGGTCATGAAACCGGCGGCCCGGCGCCTTTCACGAGCGCAGACCGCTCACGCTTTCTGCAGGGCCTGGAAAGCGCCATGCGTCGCGCTGCCCGCGCCCCGGCATAG
- a CDS encoding TSUP family transporter, with translation MTRPRRPGLSFGIGALVGTAGGLIGLGGAEFRLPALVRLLRFNAREAVAVNLVASFIVLAAAFPFRAAAVPLNEIGLHLPAVLGMLAGSMTAAWIGAGWLRRVSERLLGRLILILLVGLGLVLIAEGVFVAEPTRLVGEGAMVTIAVAAACGIGIGLTRHFGTGAVLREGPVWRATILPLGLGSVLGAVIGALTVAYVPAQALKIGLGIILIWSAWGVFRHLPQGHDAKSTR, from the coding sequence ATGACTCGGCCTCGCCGCCCCGGGCTCTCTTTCGGGATCGGTGCGCTCGTGGGAACCGCCGGCGGGCTGATCGGGCTGGGCGGCGCGGAGTTCCGGCTTCCGGCGCTGGTCCGGTTGCTGCGTTTCAACGCCCGCGAGGCCGTCGCGGTGAATCTGGTGGCGAGCTTCATCGTGCTCGCCGCGGCCTTTCCGTTTCGCGCCGCAGCCGTCCCGTTGAACGAGATCGGACTGCATCTGCCGGCGGTGCTCGGCATGCTGGCGGGTTCGATGACGGCGGCCTGGATCGGCGCCGGCTGGCTGCGGCGGGTCTCGGAGCGCCTGCTCGGGCGGCTGATCCTGATCCTGCTGGTCGGATTGGGGCTGGTGCTCATCGCCGAGGGGGTATTCGTGGCGGAGCCGACCCGGCTGGTCGGGGAGGGGGCGATGGTGACAATCGCCGTCGCGGCGGCCTGCGGCATCGGTATCGGCCTCACACGTCATTTCGGCACGGGAGCGGTGCTGCGTGAGGGGCCGGTCTGGCGGGCCACCATCCTGCCGCTGGGGCTCGGCTCCGTGCTCGGCGCCGTGATCGGCGCCTTGACGGTCGCCTATGTTCCCGCACAAGCCCTGAAGATCGGGCTGGGCATCATCCTGATCTGGTCCGCATGGGGCGTGTTCCGGCATCTGCCGCAGGGGCATGATGCGAAGAGCACGCGGTGA
- the modC gene encoding molybdenum ABC transporter ATP-binding protein yields the protein MILSVALRHAFPGFDLDVAFEAPPGVTVLFGPSGSGKTTLINAVAGLLRPDTGRIAAGDWVLVDTASRRFLPPHRRRLGYIFQEGRLFPHMSVRQNLLYGRWFAPRDAKREDFGQVVDLLGIGHLLERRPAALSGGEKQRVAIGRALLAAPKLILADEPLAALDEARKAEILPYFERLRDAVDIPILYVSHSSAEVARLATTVVALRDGKVAATGSPQQVLGDVAAMGARGAASILTVRVIAHHADGLSALDGAGGRMWLPRVSHAPGAVIRVRIAAQDVLLSRARPEGLSALNILTGTIAEIHSGQGPGALVTLAMGEERLIARVTRRAVAAMGLAPGQTCHAVIKSVAIAPQDVGTGAARQVNS from the coding sequence ATGATCCTCTCCGTCGCGCTCCGCCATGCCTTCCCGGGATTCGATCTCGATGTCGCCTTTGAGGCGCCGCCCGGCGTGACGGTGCTGTTTGGTCCTTCGGGGTCGGGCAAGACCACCCTGATCAATGCGGTGGCCGGACTCCTGCGCCCGGATACGGGGCGTATCGCCGCTGGCGACTGGGTGCTGGTCGATACCGCCAGCCGCCGCTTTCTGCCGCCGCATCGCCGGCGTCTGGGCTATATCTTCCAGGAGGGGCGACTGTTCCCGCATATGAGCGTGCGGCAGAACCTGCTCTACGGGCGCTGGTTCGCGCCGCGTGACGCAAAGCGCGAGGATTTCGGGCAGGTCGTCGATCTGCTCGGCATCGGCCATCTCCTCGAGCGCCGCCCGGCTGCGCTCTCGGGTGGTGAGAAGCAGCGTGTGGCGATCGGGCGTGCGCTGCTCGCCGCGCCGAAGCTGATCCTCGCCGACGAGCCGCTCGCGGCGCTCGACGAGGCGCGCAAGGCCGAGATCCTGCCCTATTTCGAGCGCCTGCGCGATGCGGTGGATATCCCGATCCTCTATGTCAGCCATTCCTCGGCGGAGGTGGCCCGGCTCGCCACCACCGTCGTCGCCCTGCGCGACGGCAAGGTCGCGGCCACGGGATCGCCTCAGCAGGTTCTGGGCGATGTTGCCGCGATGGGTGCGCGCGGCGCTGCGTCGATCCTCACCGTCCGTGTCATCGCGCATCACGCGGACGGGCTGAGCGCGCTCGATGGCGCCGGTGGCAGGATGTGGCTGCCGCGCGTTTCCCATGCGCCGGGCGCGGTGATCCGTGTGCGCATCGCGGCGCAGGACGTGCTCCTCTCGCGCGCCCGACCGGAAGGCCTTTCCGCGCTCAACATTCTCACCGGCACCATTGCCGAGATCCATTCCGGCCAGGGCCCCGGCGCGCTGGTGACCCTCGCCATGGGTGAAGAGCGGCTGATCGCACGGGTGACGCGCCGGGCGGTGGCGGCCATGGGGCTTGCGCCAGGCCAGACCTGCCATGCCGTGATCAAGAGCGTCGCCATCGCCCCGCAGGATGTGGGGACTGGCGCGGCACGGCAGGTGAATTCATGA
- the modB gene encoding molybdate ABC transporter permease subunit, whose protein sequence is MLEAITTWLGPDEWQAVRLSLRVAFWATLVSLPFGIFVAYALARWEFPGKQVLNGLVHMPLILPPVVTGYLLLITLGRRGPVGQFLDQWLGVVVSFRWTGAAIAAGVMAFPLMVRAIRLAIEAVDPKLEAAAGTLGASKPWVFATVTLPLILPGVVAGAILAFAKAIGEFGATITFVSSIPGETRTIPSAIYAFLQAPGGEAAAGRLVIVAIVIAMAALILSEFVARRVVKRVSGS, encoded by the coding sequence ATGCTGGAGGCGATCACCACATGGCTCGGGCCGGATGAATGGCAGGCGGTGCGGCTGAGCCTGCGGGTCGCCTTCTGGGCGACGCTGGTCAGCCTTCCATTTGGCATTTTCGTGGCCTATGCGCTGGCGCGCTGGGAGTTTCCCGGCAAGCAGGTCCTGAACGGGCTCGTGCATATGCCGTTGATTCTGCCGCCGGTGGTGACGGGCTATCTGCTCCTGATCACCCTCGGCCGGCGCGGACCGGTGGGGCAGTTTCTCGATCAATGGCTCGGCGTCGTCGTCTCGTTTCGCTGGACGGGAGCGGCCATTGCCGCCGGGGTGATGGCCTTTCCGCTGATGGTGCGCGCCATCCGGCTGGCCATCGAGGCGGTCGATCCGAAGCTTGAAGCGGCGGCGGGCACGCTCGGCGCATCGAAGCCCTGGGTGTTCGCCACGGTAACGCTGCCCCTGATCCTGCCCGGCGTCGTCGCCGGTGCAATCCTCGCTTTCGCCAAGGCGATCGGCGAGTTTGGCGCGACCATCACCTTCGTTTCCAGCATTCCCGGCGAGACCCGCACGATTCCGTCGGCGATCTACGCCTTCCTGCAGGCGCCGGGGGGCGAGGCGGCGGCGGGGCGGCTCGTCATCGTGGCGATCGTCATCGCCATGGCCGCGCTGATTCTGTCGGAATTCGTCGCACGGCGCGTTGTGAAGAGGGTGTCCGGTTCATGA
- the modA gene encoding molybdate ABC transporter substrate-binding protein — protein sequence MFRRICRRATAALLASALFIAAPAQADDLVVFAAASLTNALEAVAARWMDETGSRVVISFAGSSALARQIEAGAPADIFISANTDWMDALAAAGELREGSRRAILGNSLVLIAHGGDASPVTIDENPDLVSMLDGGRLSMALVDSVPAGMYGREALTTLGLWGDVAPHVAQSDNVRSALAFVALGEAPLGIVYASDARVEDSVSVIATFPEGSHTPITLPAAITAQSEHPRAQDFLDFLSSDIAAPIWREYGFSVAG from the coding sequence ATGTTTCGCCGGATTTGCCGCCGCGCCACAGCTGCCCTTCTTGCATCGGCGCTGTTCATCGCAGCGCCGGCGCAGGCCGATGACCTCGTCGTTTTCGCGGCTGCCAGCCTGACCAACGCCCTGGAGGCCGTTGCCGCGCGCTGGATGGACGAGACCGGCAGCCGTGTCGTGATCTCCTTTGCCGGCTCCTCCGCCCTCGCGCGGCAGATCGAGGCGGGCGCGCCGGCGGATATCTTCATTTCGGCGAATACCGACTGGATGGACGCGCTTGCCGCTGCGGGTGAGCTGCGCGAGGGGTCGCGGCGCGCCATTCTGGGCAACAGCCTCGTCCTGATCGCCCATGGGGGCGATGCGTCACCGGTCACGATCGACGAAAATCCCGATCTCGTCAGCATGCTCGATGGCGGGCGACTGTCGATGGCGCTGGTCGATTCCGTTCCTGCCGGCATGTACGGGCGCGAGGCGCTCACCACGCTCGGGCTGTGGGGCGATGTCGCGCCGCATGTGGCGCAATCGGACAATGTCCGCTCGGCGCTCGCCTTCGTCGCGCTGGGGGAGGCGCCTTTGGGAATCGTCTATGCATCAGATGCCCGGGTGGAGGATAGCGTAAGCGTGATCGCGACCTTTCCGGAGGGCAGCCACACGCCGATCACTTTGCCCGCCGCGATCACGGCACAAAGCGAGCATCCGCGCGCGCAGGACTTCCTCGATTTCCTCTCTTCCGATATCGCCGCCCCGATCTGGCGCGAATACGGCTTCAGCGTTGCCGGTTGA
- a CDS encoding winged helix-turn-helix domain-containing protein, whose product MSEHRENPRLRIRIVFGERGMIGPGKAELLERIDSAGSIAAAGRAMGMSYKRAWMLIETMNAMFREPVVESTRGGAQGGGARLTDTGHKVVAAYRAFEAEAACRGEAHLAELQGLLVDISGGK is encoded by the coding sequence ATGAGTGAACATCGCGAAAATCCCCGCCTGCGGATTCGCATCGTTTTCGGTGAGCGCGGCATGATCGGGCCCGGCAAGGCGGAACTGCTGGAGCGGATCGATTCGGCCGGGTCGATCGCAGCGGCGGGCCGCGCCATGGGCATGAGCTACAAGCGCGCCTGGATGCTGATCGAGACCATGAATGCCATGTTTCGCGAGCCGGTGGTCGAGAGCACGCGCGGCGGGGCGCAGGGTGGCGGGGCGCGCCTGACGGATACCGGGCACAAGGTCGTCGCCGCCTATCGCGCCTTCGAGGCGGAAGCGGCATGCAGGGGCGAGGCGCATCTTGCGGAGTTACAGGGGTTGCTCGTCGATATTTCCGGCGGGAAATAG